From the Burkholderia ubonensis genome, one window contains:
- a CDS encoding DUF1439 domain-containing protein, which yields MTASRASSRRRFLIACTAAVGVSASLAACASTFPFIPDHYTFSRGDAQKAVARKFPYQKTVAPVLDVSLANPVVGLLPDQNRIAVQVDAHFVSPFLRAPVNGKFTVSGQLAYDAPSRSVVIKAPAVDNLTLDGDAQMYAQQIGAAAGMIATQLLTDYPIYTFKPEQLQFAGVNYEPGTITILTNGIRVAIVEK from the coding sequence ATGACCGCCAGCCGCGCGTCCAGTCGGCGCCGCTTCCTCATCGCATGCACCGCCGCCGTCGGCGTGTCGGCGTCGCTCGCCGCGTGCGCGTCGACGTTCCCGTTCATTCCCGACCACTACACGTTCTCGCGCGGCGACGCGCAGAAGGCGGTCGCGCGCAAGTTCCCGTACCAGAAGACCGTCGCGCCGGTGCTCGACGTATCGCTCGCGAATCCGGTCGTCGGGCTGCTGCCGGACCAGAACCGCATCGCCGTGCAGGTCGACGCGCACTTCGTGAGCCCGTTCCTGCGCGCGCCGGTCAACGGCAAGTTCACCGTTTCCGGCCAGCTTGCGTACGACGCGCCGAGCCGCTCGGTCGTGATCAAGGCGCCGGCCGTCGACAACCTGACGCTCGACGGCGACGCGCAGATGTACGCGCAGCAGATCGGCGCGGCCGCCGGCATGATCGCCACCCAGTTGCTGACCGACTATCCGATCTACACGTTCAAGCCGGAACAGCTGCAATTCGCCGGCGTGAATTACGAACCCGGTACAATCACAATTCTTA